Genomic DNA from Hordeum vulgare subsp. vulgare chromosome 2H, MorexV3_pseudomolecules_assembly, whole genome shotgun sequence:
CAGTACCCGTCAAGGAAGAACCCGAAGCAGCGAGCAGATGCTTAAGTCTCaaaatatcctgctcagtcaaagcgatggctgaagctgtctAAGGTAGATGACGAGGTCTCTGTAGATGATGAGCGCGCCTTGCGCgagtgtttcttcttcgtgtagcagttgggcgcaatatgaccatcattgttgcagtagccacaatgtggacaggggcgacctgagcctccagaaggtgtgggcaagagcggcgaagcactcgagcgagaaggggtcggtgcagcagaTGGCTTAGAAGTAGCCCGAGCAACGAGtaccgagggaacctccagcaaaccagcaccacgtaagcgagtctcctcagcacgaatctcagaaagcgcctccatgagagagatacggccacgagcaaacaacggAGCACGctggggctcaaactccttacggagccgagacaggaactcgtagacgcgatgaaactccaaatcggcctggacagcctggcaacaggggcaagtatgACAATCAGCACcgcggagagaatcaagctggcgccagatagcagaactctgtgcatagaagtcatcaacagtagaatcaccctgctgaagagcatgctcctgacagACCATatagaggtataaggcatcacccgagggctcatagcgctgacgaaggcgagtccacatctcaaacacagtaggaaggcccagaaacttagaggcaaactgaggcagaacgctagcagtgagaacagctgcagcacgagcatcatcatcaagccactgggtgtaagcagacagagcaccatgatacgtctgaagagcctcctcataagccaaaaccttctcatcataagcacagatagcggcctcatcagcaagcttagccgCATCCTTTGCAGCCTGAGAAGCATCAAcaggaagagccggtggggtcggcggagtgggagccacgggaggaatcggacatggcggacagcagacctcgccagaaagaaaaccccataggcggatgccacgcatgtgaatgcacatgaagccaatgaactcggtgtaattagtgccatcaaagatcaccggacaacgaggaacaGCAACGTAGCCGGATGAAGcagacattttttttctttttttaggaaTAAGTCAACGAACCGCGTCAGACAGTAGGACACGATCTGGCGAGGCGAGATGGGGCGTCAGATCTGGACATGGGGGAACCGCCTCGATCTGGCTGGTCTGGAGCGATGGGGGAACCGCTCCGGCTCGATCTGGCTGGTCTGGAGCGGAAGACTGGATAGGAGCCACGCCGGCTGATGGGGAAATCGCACCGGCTTGATCAGATCCTCGATCTGGAGCGGCGCCCTCGATCTGGAGCGGATCCTTGATCTGGAGTTGGGATTGGGGCGTCGACTGGCGACGAGAGCAGCCCCTGGATCGGGACAGGAGCAATGCCTGGATCGGGACGAGAGCAGCGTCTGGATCGGGATCGGGGCGGCTGCTGGCGACGAGAGCAGCGCTCGGAGGCGAGATCCAGCACCAGGAGTGATTTCGGCTGGGAGCTGGCGTTGGCGCGAGCGGGACGGGAACTAGATGCGGACGAGACGACATCGGAGCACGAGTTGCTCGTGCGAGAAAAAACCctaaggctctaataccatgttaggaataagcaacttgtattcccatgaggccataggccagtatatatacatgtacaggtggtggactatatgcaggaaacaccttatatattgggataaatacaaaagggtacatgacttatattataactctaacaagtGCTTCTAGTGTTGAGCGACCACcatctacacagtcaggtacatccccatgggtccTGGATTTTGGAGCTTCATTTCATGTCTTTTGATTCTTCTGTTTTGTCCTCTCTTAGATCTCTTGATTCTCCTATTAATGTTCTAACAGCTGATGGTACTTCTCTTCCTGTTACTAGTCAAGTCACTGTTTCTACTTCCTCCTTTTATGTtccagatgtttctcatgttcctcgacttactaTGAACTTATTTTCCACAAGTCAGCttactgattctggttgtcgtgtcattCTTGATGTTGATTCTTGCACTATCCAGGATCGTCACACGGAGGCTCTGGTTGGGACTGGCCCTCGCCGCCTTGATTCTCAAGGGCTTTAGGAGttagactggcttcatgttccttctgcTGCCACCGCACTTGCCAGTCTATCGACCTTTGTTGCTTCAACTACTAGctccttccagcagtggcatcatcaacTTGGTGACCTTTGTGGTTCTCGACTATCGTCTTTAGTTGGTTGTGGTCTTCTAGGGCATGTCTCTTTACAGTGTCTGGGTTGTAGGCTTGATAAACAGGTTCAACTACCTTATCCTTCTAGTGAGTTGGTGTCTCATCGCCCTTTTGATTTGGTACATGCTGATGTGcggggtccggctcccttcgcttccAAAGGGGGTCATCGATATTATATTATGTTTATAGATGATTTCTCGCGCTATACTTGGCTTTAGTTTATGACCTCTTGTAGCGAGGTTCTCTCTATTTATAAGCGCTTTGCTGCCATGGTTGACACTCAGTTCTCTACACCTATTCGTGTGTTTCGTGTTGATTCCGTTGGCGAACATATCTCCAAAATGCTATGTGGTTTCCTTGCTGAGCAAGGTACTATCACtcagttctcttgtcctggtgctcacgctCAAAACGGCGTGGCTAAGCGCaaccatcatcatcttcttgaGACAGCTCGTGCGATGATGATTGCCACCTCTCTTCCACCTCATTTTTGGGTTGAGCTTGTCTCCACTGCCACATATCTCATCAACATTCAATCCTCATCTACTCTGCAGGGTGGTATTCCTCTTGAGCGTGTTTctgattattcgatgcttcgGTTGTCTGGTTGCATTGGTTATGTTCTCCTTGCCCCTcgagaacgcaccaaactgaccgctcagtctgtcGAGTGTGTTTTTCTAGGCTACAGTGATGACCATAAGggttatcgttgttgggatccgatcggtcgtcggatgcgtatttCACGGGACGTGACTTTTTATGAGTCTCGTCCATTCTACCCATGACCATCCTCTCAACCTTTTCAGTCGAGGATATCTCTTTTCTCACATTCCCTGATACACCTCCCTCTCTGCCTAGTAGTCCTACTCCCCGTCCCGCTGTTGCGGACCCGACGTCGTCTTCTCCTATGGTTTCTTCTCCCTCATCGCATGACTCTCCACCTTCATCATCGATACCTTCCTCTTCTCCACCTTCATCACCAATACATTCACCGTCTCCACCTCAAGTGATTCCACCTCTCCCCTCCTTTCCTTTCCATTATACTCGTCGTCGACGTGTTGTGGATGAGTCTACTGATGTGCCATCTACTTCTGatgtgtcatcttcctcctctcagcCGACTTATGGTCTTCGTTCTCGGCCTTGTCCGCCCCCAGATCGATATTCTCCTTCTCGCTATGGTCTTTCGACCATTGTTGAGCCGACTTCTTATCGAGATGTTGTtattcatcctgaatggcagtttgccaTGGCAAAGGAGCTTGCTGCCCCTGAGCGTGCCAACACATGGGATTTGGTTTCTCTTCCTCCACGTGTTCGTccaatcacttgtaagtgggtctataagattaagactcgctctgatggttctcttTGAGCGttataaagctcgtcttgtggcttgtggttttcagcaggagcatggtcgtgattacgatgagacttttgctcctgtgtcTCATATGACCACTGTTTGCACACTTCTCGCCGAGGCCTCTGCTCGCCATTGGTCTGtgcctcagcttgatgttaagaatgccttcCTTAATAGTGAGTTGCGTGAGGAGGTTTATATGCaaccaccacctgggtattcagttcctgatggcatggtttgtcgtcttcgtcgctctctctatggtctTAAGTAAGCCCCTCGTgcttggtttgagcgttttgcctttgTGGTCACTGCAGCTGGTTTTTCGTCCAGTGCTCATGATTCAGCGGTGTTTGTTCACCTTTCTACTCGTAGTCGCATTCttctatatgttgatgacatgatcatcactggtgaCGATTCTGAGTACattgcctttgtcaaggcccgtctcaatgagcagttccttatgtctgatcttggtccTCTTcgttactttcttgggattgaggtTTCCTCCACCTCCGATGGGTTTTTTATTTCTCAAGAAAAGTATATCcatgatcttcttgctcgtgcgacTCTTAGTGATGGGCGCACTGTTGAAACTCCTATGAAGCTCAATGTTTACCTTCGTGCTTCTGATGGTGAGCCTTTGTCTAATCCGACgtgttatcgtcatcttgttagGAGTCTTGTCTATCTTGTTGTCACTCGTCCAGATATATCCTATAATGTCCATATCCTGACTCAGTTCGTCTCTTCTCCCACTTCAGTTCACCATAGTCACATTATGCTTGTTCTACGATATCTTCGTgacacgatctctcaccgtctctTCTTTCCTCGTTCTAGCTCGTTACAGCTCCAGGCCTactcggatgctacgtgggctagcgaTCCTACGAACcgtcgttcactttctgcttactgtgtttttcttggtggttctctcattgcctggaagatggagaaacagattgcagttgcccgttcgagtgcagaggctgagttgcgagctatggctcttctgacggcagaggtgacttggctATGATGGTTAAtagaggattttggtgtttctgttacTACACCTACCACCCTCTTGTGAGACAGTACACGTGCTATCAGTATTGCAAGGGACCTCGTGAAGCATGAGCTTACCAAGCATGTTGGTGTTGATGCTTCTTTTGTCCGTGCTGTTGTGCAGGATCATGTTATTGCTCTTCACTATCTACCTTCTGAGTTACAGCTAGCAAACTTCTtcacgaaggcccagactagagcgtGACATGGATTTTACATCTTCAAACTCAGTGTTGtggatccaccatgagtttgagggggggtgttagagcTATATTGATGATGTCTCTAGACCTTTTGTATTCTAGACTTTTGTCATCCTATTGTACCTGTATATGTTTTGGCTTTGGCCTCCCAATAATATCAAGTTGTTTTTCTCCTAACATCAACAATCATAACCACGAAGTGTTACGGAGGAACGAAAGACGTCAGATGCAAGATGGACGGCCATAGCTGCTTCACACCAACAGATGAAGTTTGAATTATAACCGACTCACGACTAAAGTGTCAAATTCTTCAGAGCTTGGAGGAATGAGTCCTGACACGGTGCCCCGGTACCACGGGTCCTCTGTACAGGTTTGATATCGGTGTCACCATGCACGCTTTCTTCTGTCAGTCTGGCCAGCCCTACATGGAGGCCTTAGTCGGTGCAGCTGATTGGTGAGTCTAAATGTCTCTAGACACGCATGAAAGGAGCTTGCTGATTGGTGAGAGCACACCGCTGTGCAAGGATTTCCTAGCCTGCCTATGCATGCAGATGGCAGGTTGATCACTCCTGATTTTGGCACCAAGCATTGCCTTGTAAGGGGATcatacacaacaacaacaaagcctttagtcccaaacaagttggggtaggctagaggtgaaacccataaaatctcgcgaccaactcatggttctgtcccatggatagcaagcttccacgcatccctgtccatggctagttctttggtgatgctccaatcctttagATCTCTAAAATTAGTCCATTCGTATGGGACTAAGGGAAACTCATGCAAGGGAAAAAGGGATGTGCGTGCACATATAAGGCAGCAAATAATCAATCTCGACATGTTCCCGAAGCGCAAGGCTAGTCTCACGTCTAAGGTCACATGGGCAGGCTTGTCGTGCTCAACTCATGTGAGCGAGCTCACTGGGAGGTCGTGCCCCGATGCAGTTCCTCGATTGCCGGGACATGGACATGCAGACGCAGTAGCGGAAACCGCTGGGAGGAGGTATCGGACTGTGCGGCGCTATGGCTTCTCTACAAAAACGACTATTAAAACTGGTTTTTCATCTTTTTATAGAACTCACTTGTACTTATCTATGATTTATTTGGATAACTCAAACAATTTTTTAGGTGGTTAGAAATCACGTTTTAGGGAATACGGTTTCCATAATCCCCATATCCAAACAACCCCTTAACGAGGAATAGAGTAGTTTATATGAGACCAATATGATAGGAACCATAAAGGAAATAATCGTCTTATTAATACTTGTTCATGCAGGTAAGTACAAACAAGGAGAAatggtactccctccatttttatatacaaggccactatTAAAATTACAATTTGCATATATACAAGGCCATTAACATTAATCGATGCAATATTAATGGTGTTTGCCTCATAGTACTAGCAAAGGAGGACATTAAttatcccttgcatgcatgcaggaATGAGATCATTGGCTTGATATGCATGAGAGAGAAAAATACACAATAATTTACACAGTAAACAAAAAGACAAGTTGTCTTGCAACATTGACTTAAAAGGCATTAACTTTTGCCTTGGTACCTGTAATGTGGGAttgtggccttgtatataaaaatggagggagtagcatTAATTAGGATTGATACTGTGTTGGCGTGCTTGATGAAACCGTATGTCTTTTTCATACCTGATGATTGCATGCATTATTTCGAACATCTTCAAAGAGAGAAGAGTAGTAAGAAGGATCATAAATAGAACCACCCAATATATCATCAGCCACTGAACCCCGTCTAACTGAATTAGATCTGGGGCTCAAGAAACTATTTCTTGCATCATTTGCTTCATAATACGTTGGCGTGCTTGATGAGACCCCTAACCTGTACATCTGGATCCATATAAATGAAGACAAAAACCTCACTGAAAACCCAATAGTTTGCATCCACAATGCAAGTCTGAGTGAGAAGACAAAAAGTTGACCATACTTCTCATCAGGGGTACTATTCCTGTACAAATAGATATAGTCAGAAGCACACGGGTATAAAACTGTAAAATACAGCAGAGTATTCTCTATGATActaaacaaaaagaaaacaaacaaaTATTTCTACATTTGTCCACAGAGATACTTATTTGATAAGAAAACATATTCACAATGTAGTAATGACTGAATCTAATAAATCTGTAAAATATCAAAAAATATGTAAATGGCATACTAAAAGGAGAATGCACAGCCAAAGAAAGTCTCAGGCaagtatttttttttaaatgacaAAAGATCAAAGTGCAAAGTACAAGATGGCAATAGATCAATTACAAAGTAAGAAGAGGCAAATTGTCAAATTCCAAAGTAAGTACTGGCTTAAAATCAAATCCcactcaacccccccccccccccccccacacacacacacaccaaaaaaAATGGCATTAGTGCTTCTGTTAATTCCTTGTTTTGGGCAATCAAAATGCAATACCCAGAAGATTAAAAACGAAGATTAGTTTGACCACTATTTTGCATCTGTCCACTATTTCGTCAAGCTTATGAAACTATTAAAAAAATAATGTTTAATAGTAGCACTTACAAAGTCATTAGCACTTCTATTATGCAGGAAATGTTATCATTTTGTTGCCATGTGTACTGAGGGTGCACGTGCGTAAAAAAAAGGGCAGCccggtgcatgtagctcccaCTTGCACGtgcataaaaagaaaagaaaaaataggtCACTAAAACAGAAAGATAGTGGTTGCAGAAGACATACCATATAGCATGTGAGAAGAGTATAAACCATGCAACATCAAGGACGATAGCAAAGAAGAGCAGGAGAGCGTAAGTCCGGCCAAGTCTTTGACTACTACTTTCAATCGCAACAACAGCAAATAGCCCTATCACAAGGTTTATCACAAGAACCCCATTGAACAGCGCAGCAAGCGATCCAATCAGCGCACAACCAATCTACAACATATGCAAATGAATACATTTAGTTTGAAGAACAATCTGCTCAGAGCTCACTCAACGTTATAAGCATTAAGCCAGGTATTATAAAATTAACTAAAAATAAAGCAACTACGCTAGCGTCACGGGATCTAAGAATGTTAACTGTTAAACCATGATATAAGCAAAAGCAAAGGAGACCAGTAATCACTAATTTTCTACCAACATGATAAAAATTTCAAAATAGCAATTCCTAGTTGCCTACAAGATGGCCCTGGAAGGCGGTCCGCATGGTTGGCTCTCCAGCGGGCAccatggcggcggtggtggctaTGTCTCTTGGTCATGTGCGCAGAGAGGGGTGTATGATAAAAAAATTTCAAAATAGCAATTCCTAGTTGCCTACAAGATGGCCCTCGAAGGCGTCCGCATGGTTGGATCTCCAGCGGGTGGCTATGTCTCTTGGTCATGTGGGCAGCAAGGGGTGTAGCGGCGGGTGGCTCGGGCTCGCTCTCTGTCATTGACAAGGGCGACACCCATATCAGGATCTGGAGGCATGTGCACGTCGCGGTTGTCCTAGGTGCCTCGTGGTGGCACGGGTGAGCTGTCGAGCGAAAGCTCCACGCCTTGGCGCCAAAGGCGACGATACCTACAGGTGTTTCCCTCCTCTCAAGGACATTGTGTGGTTCTCTCTGTGCTAGGGTTTTGGGTGAGAAGACCTTATTCCGTTTTCAGGCTCGGTTGCGGAGACGCTTAGCGTTGTTCCCACTCCTCATGGTGTTGTCGTCGAGCTTAGGTGTCCTAGGGCGTGTTGCGGCGTTGTATTATAGCATGCTTGTATTCTTTCATAGTCGCGTCCGTTTATGTTCTCCGGTTATCCTGGGATCTGCTAGTAAGATGGCCTCCTCACTAACATAGTAACATGTACCGTTCGTGTACCTGTTTCAGAAAGTTGCCTACAAAGACTAGCTAAGTCACACGCTCAATAATAATATATGGTTTCCAGCATTGTAAATGGCCAGAATACAATACTTGTAAGATTTATAATTTCATATTTTTGGGGTAATTACCACTGCTATAGGACTTGATCTTGAATAATCAAACATGAAAGAAATGGCACAGGTTTCGATGATTTTTACTAACTCTACTCTGTAGAATAACTTATCCATGTTTAATTGGATTGTGGATTTGCCTGAATTTTGATAGTTCTTGATTCTTAAAATGTTGGTAGCACCTCTTACGAAATGAGTTTCTTGTATTGGACGGAGCCAACAGCCAGTACATATACACAAGAGGGAAATAAGCAAAGTACCTGTACAATATGGTAAATACACACACAGCACAACCATGATCTAATCCCCACCCCCCTCAAACTCAAGTAGGGTCTTGGACAGGGAGAAGCTGTGTTGTGACCGTGTCTGAGCTTTTGTCAATCAGCAAGCTGAAGCTCCAAGGGCACATAATGAAGGGCCACAGTCCCCTTGCACCTGAGAACGCATGTAGGAGGCATAAACACCTATGTGCTTGGTGAGCTCAAGCTTCACAGCATCATAGGGCAATGATGAGCGCCCTAGTGTTGTCAAGAGCAAAGGGTCCGTGCAGCAGTAGAAACACAAAAGTCCTGAACAAGCCACCATAGCCAAGTGATCTCTGCAGTCATGGAAGCTATAGCTCGCAGCTCGGCCTCAGCACAGGACACTACTAGGAAATACCTAATAGGTATAGGATTAAATAGTAGCATGGGGTAATGGGCTGCCGCTGCTGCTATTTAGCAGTAGCACCGGCCAAATAAAGCTCTACAGGTACATGTTGGTAGCAGCGCGGGCCTTGGTGGGCCACACTACTTCTACATGGCCCCCACCACTTCTACATGGCCCCCACCGTGTCCCCAGGGTTGGCTATAGTAGCAGCGCGGCCCTATAACACGCCCTACAACTAGCATTTTAGCAGTAGCGCAGGTTACGGACCTGGCGCTGCTACTATTTACACCCGAGCCCAGCTCCCAGGCACCACCTAGTAGTAGCTGGTAGGTACCCTGCGCTAATACTAGGGGCACCTTATCCACACCCCATGCGCCGGTTCCCGTCTCCCTCACACTCGCTGTCTTTGCCACCGTCGTCATCCGCCGCAGTCATCGGCCGTCGCCCACCGTCGTCGTTGCCCCACTCCTCCTCGACCGAGGtaatctccctccctccctccctcctccagccCTCCTCAATAACACTAAAACTTTTTGTTTCGTATTTAGTTGATGTTTGATATAGGAATTTTCAGTAAAAAAAATTAGTAATAGAATAGAATAGGAAACATAAAAACTAGTTATTACTATAAGAACTAGTAATAGAATAGAGAATTTtcagtaaaaataattaattgaATAGAAATTTTCAGTAAAAAAGTTTGTAAGAGAACAGAAAATACCTTTAAATATTTTAGGCATCGAATAGGTTTTTTTAATATAGAAATGTTTTAGGTATCGAATAGCTTTTTTGAATATAGAAATGTTTTAGGTATCGACTGGGTTTTTTGAATATAGAAACAAATTCGACACTTTAATTATGTTTATGTCAATATCACTTTGTCGTCAAAGAACGCTATATGTTATTTGATCATTAATTATGAGTTCAAGGATTAGTCAAGATGTTATGACCAGAGGCCCAGTTAGCCAAAACTGGCCCAGTTATCGTAAtaatattaggggcttagcccagtttATTATAGCCTAGGGAACTTATATATAGTCATGTAATCAGCACTTTTAAGATTAAGCAAAGATCAATCTATTTTGATCGGCTCCAACTAGGAGCCGGTACCCTAACCCTAACCGCCTCTTCCATTGCGCCGTCGCCCCCATCCGTGCGAGACGGCGCCCCTGCGCCGGCGACAACGGCCGATCCCCTCCTTCCCCTATAACCTCCGGCCAAGACccggtagaaccctagtttctaccagtttggtatcaggtagcttcGGTGCGATCATGTCTTCGCCGCCGCCCACCTCAGCCCTCCCACTGCCGaccgccaccaccgccccgctggcCACCACGGCCGGCACCCCTTCTCTGCCGTTGTCGGTCACCTCCGCCGCGCCGATTCTCACCGTGAGCGCAGctgcaagccccccccccccaccggagCGCTCCGTGATCTCACCACCGCGGTCCAGGGCATCCGCCTCTACTTGGCTGGGCCCTACGAGCCACCGCCGGCCGCGCCACCCGCCGCTGCCACCGGGCCGCTGCTCCTGCCGTGGCAACCGCCGCACCCGGCGGCCTCCGCGACGTTCGCTGGGCCGCTGCAGCACCAGCTGCAGCCGCCTCCGCCTCCAACCCGCCCTGGCCTCAGTGGCCATCGCCGACCCTCGCGGCCTCCGTTTCGCCCCTGCAGctgcaagccccccccccccccccacgccgaTCCACTCTGGGCCGGCTACGACCGCGCCGGTAGGAGTCCCGATCCACCAGGTCCGGTTC
This window encodes:
- the LOC123426125 gene encoding uncharacterized protein LOC123426125, whose protein sequence is MHWCPGIGPRVRSFLRDYDALQSLALALIYLQIGCALIGSLAALFNGVLVINLVIGLFAVVAIESSSQRLGRTYALLLFFAIVLDVAWFILFSHAIWNSTPDEKYGQLFVFSLRLALWMQTIGFSVRFLSSFIWIQMYRLGVSSSTPTYYEANDARNSFLSPRSNSVRRGSVADDILGGSIYDPSYYSSLFEDVRNNACNHQGDKQSGSNDSGSTSAGQSPRLKSFGSRSFLSNDVEVGLRRPLNSCSVETS